One segment of Streptosporangiales bacterium DNA contains the following:
- a CDS encoding carboxymuconolactone decarboxylase family protein: TREAIALAVGAVDGCDYCQAAHTAAGLRAGLSEDQTKAIRADNPVADKLDALLAVARGAAKNLGEVDDDTWQHAVDASWTDEELAELFAHVIANMFTNYFNHYARTELDLPPAPALP, from the coding sequence CACGAGGGAGGCGATCGCGCTCGCGGTCGGCGCCGTCGACGGATGCGACTACTGCCAGGCCGCGCACACCGCCGCGGGGCTGCGCGCCGGACTGTCGGAAGACCAGACCAAGGCGATCCGCGCGGACAACCCGGTCGCCGACAAGCTCGACGCACTACTTGCCGTCGCCCGCGGCGCGGCGAAGAACCTCGGCGAGGTGGACGACGACACCTGGCAGCACGCGGTCGACGCGAGCTGGACGGACGAGGAGCTCGCCGAGCTCTTCGCGCACGTGATCGCGAACATGTTCACCAACTACTTCAACCACTACGCACGCACCGAGCTCGACCTGCCCCCGGCACCAGCACTGCCGTAG
- a CDS encoding AMP-binding protein, protein MSVTSWSCPTSGRCWSATPPPLARPRSRPHRCVRRLPGADLHHRRAAGTHATAAALRLLRPHRDPLTRHLPHRRRVRPQTRLGRPCVAVRRPRLDDDHTLPLGEVGELLIRGPMVTSGYYRDPEATKAAIVDGWLRTGDYARVDDEGYIYLLDRKKDVIIRVGNNIYSVELEYLLVRHPAIAEAAAVGVSNPLTYQDVAVFVVPAAGRTIDATTVRRWVKQHLADYAVPSHVHIVDELPRNRTGKVEKTRLRHQLEQTPSPPVGDQKCTTAVLVPGAGRARCVRSG, encoded by the coding sequence ATGTCAGTTACCTCATGGTCGTGCCCAACATCTGGCCGTTGCTGGTCCGCAACCCCGCCTCCGCTGGCCCGACCTCGGTCACGTCCGCATAGGTGCGTTCGGCGGCTCCCCGGTGCCGATCTTCACCATCGACGCGCTGCGGGAACGCATGCCACAGCTGCGGCTCTACGACTGCTACGGCCTCACCGAGACCCGCTCACCCGCCACCTGCCTCACCGACGGCGAGTTCGCCCGCAAACCCGGCTCGGTCGGCCGTGCGTTGCCGTGCGCCGACCTCGCCTCGACGACGACCACACGCTACCGCTTGGCGAGGTCGGCGAGCTGCTCATCCGCGGACCCATGGTCACCAGCGGCTACTACCGCGACCCGGAGGCAACCAAGGCAGCGATCGTCGACGGCTGGCTGCGCACCGGCGACTACGCCCGCGTCGACGACGAGGGCTACATCTACCTGCTCGACCGGAAGAAGGACGTCATCATCCGCGTCGGCAACAATATCTACTCCGTCGAGCTGGAGTACCTGCTCGTCCGCCACCCGGCCATCGCCGAGGCCGCCGCCGTCGGCGTCAGCAACCCGCTGACCTACCAGGACGTCGCCGTCTTCGTCGTCCCCGCAGCCGGTCGAACCATTGACGCAACCACCGTCCGCCGCTGGGTCAAGCAGCACCTGGCCGACTACGCCGTGCCGAGCCACGTCCACATCGTCGACGAGCTGCCCCGCAACCGCACCGGCAAGGTCGAGAAGACCCGGCTGCGACACCAGCTGGAGCAGACACCGAGCCCGCCCGTCGGTGACCAGAAATGCACTACGGCAGTGCTGGTGCCGGGGGCAGGTCGAGCTCGGTGCGTGCGTAGTGGTTGA
- a CDS encoding AMP-binding protein, translating into MCDLDAVFKAYDIRGIVPEQFDEDGAEAVGAAFARFTRADAVIVAHDMRHSSCPLAAAFARGVTGRGVDVVDAGLGSTDLLYYASGSLGVPGARCSRPGTTPAQYNGIKLCHAGARPIGRDTWLDEIRALVERGVHRHHGTGGARFGVAALETAEGDVTYREFAELVEGAVDRLTELGLRRGDRLAVAAPNGLDMVVAIWACARVGFVFTGLSTRLRADPWAAMLSHSEPALALAAPAYLDQLRDAVSRAGLPDDLARALDELLTGRRTPWRGDCADRRFPGEDDAYGVIYTSGTTGHPKASQLVHRGTMHSAIAYVRTLGLTEDDRTALVFPLYYVTAHVAQEAPMMLIGGTSITVADFDPAGFVDLIRDRNVSYLMVVPNIWPLLVRNPASAGPTSVTSA; encoded by the coding sequence ATGTGTGACCTGGACGCCGTCTTCAAGGCGTACGACATCCGCGGGATCGTTCCGGAACAGTTCGACGAGGACGGCGCCGAGGCGGTCGGAGCCGCGTTCGCCAGGTTCACGCGTGCGGACGCGGTCATCGTCGCCCACGACATGCGGCACTCCTCCTGCCCGCTGGCCGCCGCCTTCGCAAGAGGCGTGACGGGGCGCGGTGTGGACGTGGTCGACGCCGGTCTCGGGTCGACCGACCTGCTGTACTACGCGAGCGGCTCGCTGGGCGTCCCGGGTGCGAGATGTTCACGGCCAGGCACAACCCCTGCTCAGTACAACGGCATCAAGCTGTGCCACGCGGGTGCCAGGCCGATCGGCAGGGACACCTGGCTCGACGAGATCCGTGCCCTCGTCGAGAGGGGAGTACACCGGCACCATGGCACCGGTGGCGCGCGGTTCGGTGTCGCGGCGCTAGAGACCGCCGAGGGCGACGTCACGTACCGCGAGTTCGCCGAGCTCGTCGAGGGCGCCGTCGACCGGCTCACCGAGCTCGGGCTGCGCCGCGGCGACCGGCTCGCCGTCGCCGCACCTAACGGTCTCGACATGGTCGTCGCGATCTGGGCCTGCGCCCGCGTAGGATTCGTGTTCACCGGCCTGTCCACCCGGCTGCGCGCGGACCCGTGGGCGGCGATGCTCAGCCACAGCGAGCCCGCCCTCGCTCTCGCCGCACCCGCGTACCTCGACCAACTGCGCGACGCTGTGTCGCGCGCCGGGCTTCCCGACGACCTCGCACGAGCGCTCGACGAGTTGCTCACCGGGCGACGCACACCGTGGCGCGGCGACTGCGCCGATCGTCGGTTCCCCGGCGAGGACGACGCGTACGGCGTCATCTACACCTCGGGCACGACCGGCCACCCGAAGGCGAGCCAGCTGGTGCACCGCGGCACCATGCACTCCGCTATCGCCTACGTCCGCACGCTCGGCCTCACCGAGGACGACCGCACCGCACTCGTGTTCCCGCTCTACTACGTCACCGCCCACGTCGCCCAGGAGGCCCCGATGATGCTCATCGGCGGCACCAGCATCACCGTCGCGGACTTCGACCCGGCCGGGTTCGTCGACCTGATTCGCGACCGCAATGTCAGTTACCTCATGGTCGTGCCCAACATCTGGCCGTTGCTGGTCCGCAACCCCGCCTCCGCTGGCCCGACCTCGGTCACGTCCGCATAG
- a CDS encoding heavy metal translocating P-type ATPase, producing the protein MTCASCAVRVQKTLAKQPGVREATVNFATARASVDYDPGAVSLAELESAVERIGYHAAPVAEEVEAGDAHARERRQALGRLWLAWPLALVVLGLSLTVMDQPWARWTMFALTVPVQFVAGWPFLRAAAERVRSFAANMDTLITLGTLAAFSYSTYELLAGGLHLYFDTAALIIAFILLGRYFEARAKGRASAALQKLLELGAKQAQVVVDGEERMVPVEQVAVGDVLRVRPGEKIPVDGEVASGQAAVDESMLTGESVPVAKSVGDTVAGATLDTDGVLTVRATRVGKDTALAQIVRLVEEAQGSQAPVQRLADRISAVFVPIVIGIAVLAFAGWWLLAGDPVAGLVAAVAVLIIACPCALGLATPTAIMVGTGRGADMGVLVKGGEVLEGSKRIRTVVFDKTGTLTRGEMGLTDVRPGSGVDSERLLRLAAAVEAGSEHPVGRAVVAGARDRGIEVPEATDFRATAGHGVHARVDDTTVYVGRRKLIDDHGLALPDDLADSATELETEGRTAVYAGWDGAVRGVLGVADLLKDDACDVVAQLHGMGLEVAMITGDNRRTAEAIAAQVGIDRILAEVLPEDKVTEVQRLQTDGRVVAMVGDGINDAPALVQADLGIAIGTGTDVAIESSDITLMSGDLTGVVTAIRLSRRTLRTIYQNLGWAFGYNTAAIPLAALGLLNPIIAGAAMAFSSVSVVTNSLRLRRFGKK; encoded by the coding sequence ATGACGTGTGCGTCGTGCGCGGTGCGGGTGCAGAAGACGCTCGCGAAGCAGCCCGGTGTGCGCGAGGCCACGGTCAACTTCGCGACCGCACGTGCCAGCGTCGACTACGACCCGGGGGCGGTGTCCCTGGCGGAGTTGGAGAGCGCCGTCGAGCGCATCGGGTACCACGCCGCGCCGGTGGCCGAGGAGGTCGAGGCGGGTGACGCGCACGCGCGGGAGCGCCGGCAGGCACTGGGTCGGCTGTGGCTGGCCTGGCCGCTCGCTTTGGTAGTGCTCGGGTTGAGTCTGACCGTCATGGACCAGCCGTGGGCAAGGTGGACCATGTTCGCGCTCACCGTGCCGGTGCAGTTCGTCGCCGGCTGGCCGTTCCTGCGTGCCGCGGCGGAGCGTGTGCGGTCCTTCGCCGCGAACATGGACACGCTGATCACGCTGGGCACGCTGGCCGCGTTCTCGTACTCCACCTACGAGCTGCTCGCTGGCGGTCTGCATCTGTACTTCGACACCGCGGCGTTGATCATCGCGTTCATCCTGCTCGGCAGGTACTTCGAGGCGCGTGCGAAGGGGCGCGCGTCGGCGGCGCTGCAGAAGCTGCTCGAGCTCGGCGCCAAGCAGGCCCAGGTGGTGGTCGACGGCGAGGAGCGCATGGTGCCGGTCGAACAGGTTGCCGTAGGCGACGTGCTGCGCGTGCGACCAGGTGAGAAGATCCCCGTGGACGGCGAGGTGGCTTCCGGGCAGGCGGCGGTGGACGAGTCGATGCTCACCGGCGAGTCCGTACCCGTCGCGAAGAGCGTCGGCGACACCGTCGCTGGCGCGACGCTGGACACCGACGGTGTGCTCACCGTGCGCGCGACCCGGGTCGGCAAGGACACCGCACTGGCGCAGATCGTGCGTCTGGTCGAGGAAGCCCAGGGCAGCCAGGCGCCGGTGCAGCGACTAGCCGACCGCATCTCCGCGGTGTTCGTCCCGATCGTGATCGGCATCGCGGTGCTCGCCTTCGCCGGCTGGTGGCTGCTCGCGGGTGACCCGGTGGCGGGTCTGGTCGCCGCGGTCGCGGTGCTGATCATCGCGTGCCCGTGCGCGCTCGGCCTGGCGACACCGACGGCGATCATGGTCGGCACCGGCCGCGGCGCGGACATGGGGGTGCTCGTCAAGGGCGGTGAGGTGCTCGAGGGGTCGAAGCGGATCCGGACCGTCGTCTTCGACAAGACCGGCACGCTCACCCGCGGCGAGATGGGACTCACCGACGTCCGCCCGGGGTCCGGCGTGGACTCCGAGCGGTTGCTGCGTCTGGCAGCCGCGGTCGAGGCGGGCTCGGAGCACCCGGTCGGCCGCGCCGTCGTGGCAGGTGCCCGCGACCGGGGCATCGAGGTGCCCGAGGCGACCGACTTCCGTGCGACAGCCGGCCACGGCGTGCATGCACGCGTCGACGACACCACCGTGTACGTCGGTCGACGGAAGCTGATCGACGACCACGGGCTCGCGCTGCCGGACGACCTGGCGGACAGTGCGACGGAGCTCGAGACCGAGGGACGCACCGCGGTGTACGCCGGCTGGGACGGCGCGGTACGCGGCGTGCTCGGCGTCGCCGACTTGCTCAAGGACGACGCGTGTGACGTCGTCGCGCAGCTACACGGCATGGGTCTCGAGGTCGCCATGATCACCGGCGACAACCGGCGCACCGCCGAGGCGATCGCCGCGCAGGTCGGCATCGACCGGATACTCGCGGAGGTGCTACCCGAGGACAAGGTCACCGAGGTACAGCGGCTACAGACCGACGGCCGCGTCGTCGCGATGGTCGGCGACGGCATCAACGACGCACCCGCGCTGGTGCAGGCAGACCTCGGCATCGCTATCGGCACCGGCACCGACGTCGCCATCGAGTCCTCCGACATCACCTTGATGTCCGGCGACCTCACCGGCGTGGTCACCGCGATCCGACTGTCCCGGCGCACACTGCGGACGATCTACCAGAACCTCGGCTGGGCATTCGGGTACAACACCGCCGCGATCCCGCTCGCCGCGCTCGGCCTGCTCAACCCGATCATCGCCGGCGCCGCGATGGCATTCTCCTCGGTCAGCGTCGTCACCAACTCACTCCGCCTCCGCCGCTTCGGCAAGAAGTGA
- a CDS encoding DUF3040 domain-containing protein, producing the protein MALSAQERRLLADVEQRLRTEDPELVHALSTMRPAGDLTRSAGRAWSGLLLTAIAVLLISVGALFGEPDEAPSPPNKPNTGEVIVQTPLLGFP; encoded by the coding sequence ATGGCCCTGAGCGCTCAGGAACGGCGTCTGCTCGCTGATGTTGAGCAGCGACTGCGAACCGAGGATCCCGAACTGGTCCACGCGCTGTCCACCATGCGCCCAGCGGGGGATCTAACGCGATCCGCTGGCCGCGCCTGGTCAGGGCTACTGCTAACGGCAATCGCGGTACTGTTGATCAGTGTGGGCGCTCTCTTCGGCGAGCCCGACGAGGCACCGTCGCCGCCGAACAAACCGAATACCGGCGAAGTCATCGTGCAGACACCACTTCTCGGGTTTCCATAG
- a CDS encoding transglutaminase family protein, with protein MTTLETSATQTRTRYEIIDGFTIGPPAEDVHRLQVWCPVITDTPHQRVLDMADSSGICWQLTRETEFGNVMFHACAAPLPDPLPFEIRYLIERSSPGLTVDSGRVRQLATPQLFARALQPEKCVDVDATTRELARSVAGDETNPLEQARRFYDHVTGSMTYSAAEQSFKGSTQHALACSVGNCNDIHALFVSLCRSAGIPARFVLGQALDAPPETGEACDVCGYHCWAEFFIAGLGWLPADASCATKYGTHGLFGALETNHIAWSTGRDLLLAPPQHTERSSFFAAPYAEADGSAYPVARHLTYTQVNEQ; from the coding sequence ATGACCACCCTGGAAACAAGCGCCACGCAAACACGTACCCGCTATGAGATCATCGACGGCTTCACGATCGGCCCACCGGCCGAGGACGTGCACCGGCTGCAGGTCTGGTGTCCTGTCATCACCGACACGCCGCACCAGCGAGTGCTGGACATGGCGGACTCCTCGGGCATCTGTTGGCAGCTGACCCGAGAGACTGAGTTCGGCAACGTGATGTTTCATGCCTGCGCGGCGCCGCTGCCCGATCCGCTGCCTTTCGAGATTCGCTACCTGATCGAGCGTTCATCTCCTGGGCTGACCGTGGACTCCGGTCGGGTCCGCCAGCTAGCCACACCGCAGCTGTTCGCCCGGGCTCTGCAGCCGGAGAAGTGCGTCGATGTGGACGCCACTACGCGCGAGCTGGCTCGCAGCGTCGCGGGCGACGAGACCAACCCGCTGGAGCAGGCGCGACGCTTCTACGACCACGTCACCGGTTCCATGACCTACAGTGCCGCCGAGCAGTCGTTTAAGGGCAGCACTCAGCACGCACTGGCTTGCTCGGTCGGCAACTGCAACGACATCCACGCCCTGTTCGTCTCGCTGTGTCGCTCCGCCGGCATTCCCGCACGGTTCGTCCTCGGCCAGGCCCTCGATGCACCACCCGAGACCGGCGAGGCCTGCGACGTGTGCGGCTACCACTGCTGGGCAGAATTCTTCATCGCCGGGCTCGGCTGGCTGCCTGCCGACGCGTCGTGCGCCACCAAGTACGGCACGCATGGCCTGTTTGGCGCTCTGGAGACCAACCACATCGCCTGGTCCACCGGCCGCGACCTGCTGCTCGCGCCACCACAGCACACCGAGCGCAGCTCGTTCTTCGCCGCGCCCTACGCTGAAGCTGACGGCTCCGCCTATCCCGTGGCACGCCATCTCACCTACACCCAAGTCAACGAACAATGA